In Candidatus Cloacimonadota bacterium, the DNA window GCTGTCCAGCCAGGTAGCAGCATGGACAAAAGCAAGAAACAAAAAAGAATGCTCTATAAACTGGCAGTTTACCACCCAAGATTCACGAGTTAAATTGAAACGTCTCTATCCGACAATCGATGATTGACGGGTCACTAGAAGTAAATCAATATCACTGTCTTCTGTTGCAGTACCATTTGAATAACTTCCATACAAGAAGGCTTTTTCAATTCCAATACCTTCATCAGATAAAATTGTCAGGTAACTTTTTATC includes these proteins:
- a CDS encoding nucleotidyltransferase domain-containing protein, with amino-acid sequence MAPKQIVDLIKSYLTILSDEGIGIEKAFLYGSYSNGTATEDSDIDLLLVTRQSSIVG